aaactcaCTGTTGTTTTTTGCTATTTTATCAGTCAACTAAAAAAGTATCTTTtgtcaaaatgtaacaaaatgttTCCGCTATCAAAGTGGTGCGTACCATTATTGCTCTATTGCCTGAATAATTTTTACACTACTATCAGAAACGAACAAAAaaagcaatgaaagaaaattcagcaaaattgCTAACTTTTCGGTATAAGATCTACGGCCTGTGCAAACTTTCACATTTTCATTCAGGGAACAGCTAGCTATGTGGTACAGAGAATTTGGTTTTATCCCTACTCATGCATGATGAACGTTTCAGAacttaatagctaacatttcaaaGCACTTCTTACATTACCTGCTCAACATTACTGATTTGCACTTGCAAGTTATTACAATGGTATCGCTTGTTCGCCACTGCAGGCAAGGTTTACCATTCTAGTTTTAGATAGGAAAGGACACACCTGAAATTACTAAAGTTAGaactctttaaaataaaaaagagtccTTAAATATAAAAGACAGACTGCAGTTTGATTAAGCAATAATTTTCAGTTTACTAGATGAAACAGACTTGCAACATCGTCTGCATGAATGCAAAATAAGCCATCTACAGCAAGTGATAAGGTAACTGGGTAAAAGGGGGGAGacatacattgaaaaaaaaattccctcaaaataaaaaaatcaaaccatTATTATAAAGGACCATCTCAAGAGTTGCTAtattttcccccaccccatttgcTGGAAGTCAACAAGAGCACCTAGTACTTGTGTTCATGTCAAATGTCAGACTAGAGCATcctaaagcaaagcaaaaaacgaaagaaaaaaaaacgaaacaaaagaaaacaagaggaatcccccccccaacccaaacCCCCCCAAACCGTGAAACAGTAACTCCAGAGTCCATattcaaaagaagagaaagtggctTTTGGAGGTGATGGTGGCGATAATcctatgaatgtttttttttatttctctcctgaggggagttggggagggggtgtgaTGGGCGGTGAATGCTCATTAGGATTTGTAGTTAGAGGTTAACCATGTGAGGCCCTCATAGAGTCCGTCCCCTGAGGTGGCGCAGGAAGGCTGCACATACCAGTTCCTGTCCCGAATCCGGGTCAGGCCCAGTTTTTCCTGGATCTCGTGGGGTTTCATGGCATCGGGCAGGTCCTGCTTGTTGGCGAAGATGAGGATGATGGCGTCCCGCATTTCGCGGTCGTTGATGATGCGGTGCAGCTCCTGGCGGGCCTCGTCGATGCGGTCTCGGTCGGCGCAGTCCACCACGAAGATGAGCCCCTGGGTCCCGGTGTAGTAATGCCGCCAGAGCGGCCGGATCTTGTCCTGGCCGCCCACGTCCCACACGTTGAACTTGACGTTTTTGTAAGTCACCGTCTCCACGTTGAAGCCCACGGTGGGGATGGTCGTCACCGACTGGCCCAGCTTCAACTTGTACAAGATAGTGGTCTTGCCGGCGGCGTCCAGCCCCAGCATCAGGATCCGCATCTCCTTGTTCCCGAAGATCTTAGACAGCACCTTCCCCATCGCGTCGGAGGAGCCGGGGCTGGGGGCATTCAGGTGTCCCGCGTCCCCTgagccaccgccgccgccgcagccTCCAGGAAACCCGAGCGGTCCCGCCCAGCCGCGAGGACGCCCTGCGGCCTGCAACGGGGGAGCAGCAGCCGCCGCCTAGGGGCCGAGTCCCGGGCCCCAGCTCAGTCGGACATCCCCGGCCCCGAGACTGGCTTCCTCCAGTCGCCGCCGCCGTCGGCCAGAAGCTGCGCCGCGGGGAGCCGCCGCCCTGGTGAGGCCCAGCCCGGAACTGCCCTTCCCCCCCAGGCACTgagcgccgccgccgccgccgccgctcctCGGACCGCCTGCCGTCTCTCCTGGACCCGCCGCCGCCGGAGACCCCGGCCCGCCCGCCCGCCGAACCACCGACCCTCGCCACCCGAGCGCCAGCGGCGGCTCCGGCTCCTCGTCAGGTCATTGATCCCCGGAGGGACTCGGTGAGCTACCTGGAAGgaaacagagaggaaaggaaggaagacggGGATTACCGCCGGGactctggggaaagaaatggaggTCCCGAGTACCCGCCTTCCCCACCCAGCCCAAGCAGTTACCTCCGGCCACCGCCCTGTATGCAGGGTCCCCCGGCCGACGCTAGTGCTgccgccgcctcctcctcttcctcctcccagctCAGACCCAGCCACAGCCGGAAAAGGCGCCGAGGAAACCGCCTCACTTCCCCTCTCAGCCACGCAGGCGCAGCGGCGGGCAACCGACTGTTGGGAAGAAAGGGACCTCTGTAAGAGTGCTCTTAGCGCCTCGCGTCATCGGCGCCACGCGGGGGAAAAGGAGAGGCGCGGGCTACGGTGGCCCGAAAGGCTCCCGTGGGTGACGGAGAGGGGCGGGTCAATAAAGAGTGCGGCTGGGAGGTGTCTGGAGCTTTGCCCGTCCGCCTCtagccctcctctctccttcttcccctaagTTTCCATTTCTTTCGTTCTGGCCTCGGGAAAATCCGCCAGCGTGCGGGGCCGGCCTGCCCCCGGCCTACTAAGCGGTCCCCTCATTTCTGTCTCGGCCCTCTCCCCCGGCCTAACCCCGTTTCCGTCGtatctccccccgcccccagcttcGCGCCGCGCCGCCTCACGCCCCCGCGGACCTCGCCGCCCGCCTTGCCCTGCGCCGCGCCGCTAAAGGAAGACGTACGGAAGAAGCCCACGCGGCTGTAATCGGGCTTGTCACAGCGCCCGCCTTTGGCTAGGCTGGCCTTGGGTGTGCCCTGCTAGCCTCTTCGGCTGCCCAAACTTTCCGTGATAAGAGTCCGACGAAAAATCTCCTTTCTCTGCAGTTTTAAAACAGTGCCGCGGCTGTGTGGTTGCACTCCAGACCCGTGATTTCAGTGGTTTCCCTGAGTGCAAACTCCCGCCACCCGTGCAGaataatttgaaattcaaaacttAGTATTAACCCAGGCTAACCCGGACCTGAGCCATACCTTCCACGGCAGTTAAACCGAAGTCTGAACCTGGATCTGCACTTGGCCTCCGATGCCGGCCACGTGACCTTGGACCACCTCCCCAgccctatttcctcatctgtagaatggggttGGACCAAGTGACCTCAAAAGTACCTTCCACCTACCTGTAAATCCTATCATTCTATTAAGGGATTTCCGTCTCCTACTCCGAGTCTTACTTAGCCTGCATTTTATTCTAAGCGAGTTTTTATTACATCCCAACGAATTCAGGAAACTTGTTTATGTCAAATGGTATCTATAAAGTAGTTGAAAAAGCACTGACTAGAAGAAAAAGATCCGCCTTTACTTCACTCAGACAAAAGTCTCTGTTTAATCATCGTGGAGAAAGCAAAAATGGcattcttcctccccccaaagggatgtaaggatcaaatgagttaagatGTGTATGTGCATAAATGTTAGTGGTGCTAGTACAAATCAAAacgaaaataaagtgaaattttaGAATGCGTGGCAGAAAGAacgagtaaaaaagaaaaagtagttttTAGTTACGTTTGGTGTTCTGTTGAATAGTTTGAGAGATTGGAGGTTGCTCTTCATAACAAAGgtacaaaattaaaatgtaaaataaattgcACCGATCATGAAACAGAACAAAATTCTTAAGCCACTAATTCATTGACTCACAGGATCTGTGGTATCAGCCATATGACTTCTCCCTCCACAATACAAATCACAACTCCTACACTTTCTCAGTATGATTTTTGCCTGTGCCTCCTTGTAAGCAGCCATCCTTGTACCCAATGTGCTAGAGGCCTTCATCTAAGTCTCTTAACATATGAATAACTGTGGGGGACACACACAATCCGGTCATTCTTTTTGCCAATACCTTCTTTTATCCCTCACTTTTGCTACATGAGCAGCCGACTTATGTCTCATTGGGCAGTTGGGTGGTATAGTTAGTacagacatgaattcaaatcctgccttagagtgTCTGTGTGACCTGCAATCTGTAAATTGCTATTTTTATGTGGAGTTGagttgaggatcaaatatgataacatatggaaagcactttgcaaatcctaaacTGGCATATAAATACTAGCCAGTTCTGATCTTTTGCActacttttatatagtgctttttttttggtgatgtgTGACCcctaattttgattctttggaaaatATGCTCTTCCATGATCACAGCCATATAGTATCactgaaagaatattggattttgtTTTATGGGGAAGTTAGGGAGGGGTCATTAAAAAACAATCTCCTTAGCTTGGCTCTTATTCCTGTTCAATTCTACTGCTCCCCACTCTACCCCCACTATCGGCATTGTTTGTCCAAGGCATACATACTGATAGACCATCTCACTACTTCATTTAGAAAATAGGCAttcttaatctttatttttctatattgATAAATAGCCCAAACTCTTTTGAGTCATTATGGTTCTTATTTATATCGACAGTGTTCCAAGTCTTAGTACAATTAGCACAATGTCATCTACAAGGTGGCCCAAAGTAcatagaatattggacttggagtgaggaagatgtgagtttgaatcctgcctcaggaacTTTCTAGATGTGTAAACTTGGGAAGTTACAACCTCTCTcatcctgtttcttcatctgtaaattgagataACATcatctgcctcacagagttgtgaggatcaaatgaggtcacatagagaaagtgctatgtaaactttaaagtactatataaatgttggctctCATTATCTAAAAGGAACATCGCCATCTATAAGATCACCATCTTCCATCTGGACTCAGTTCTGGAAATCTTTCATGACAATGCCAATGAACTTTGACGAACACATCTCTGTTTTAAGCTTCATTTGATATTAATAGTGAGGACACATTGGCATAGTGGTATCCTCCTGGATCACCGCCTTGTGGCAGAGGGCCTTGCGTAACTCTGAATAACACAGTTTCCCTAACTGAGCAATGAGGTATGGAGTTagccaagatggacaggtcataatggagagttctgacaaaaagaGTTCCATCGGAGAAATCACTCCAGTGGCTTCGGAGAAAAACTCACTGCCAGCATGGATTGCAAAAGGGCCTGGTGTcctgtggggtcacaaagagtcggccACAATTGTACAACTGAACAAAACaatggcatggtgaatagagggcaagctagcctcagagccaggaaaacctgggttcaaatgtcatcATTGGGCATACTGcctgtgaccctgtgcaaatcccCTAACATCTAGGTAACTTTCTAAAACTGTTGCAGAGAAGGAGCAGACTTACATTGGTAGAAGAAATCTCATCATCTCAGATgtccagtccctatccttgatattaataatcagaggttCATTGAATAAagttatatctttcaaggaattatataTAATTCTAACATGCATAGAAGACATCTTGTTGCAGAAGAGGCTTTAAGGTGataaaaagcaattttttaaaaatcagcagaCAAGTACAATACAAAGTTTCTCTGTACCTTACAGGCTTGTGGCACATTATTTTCCTTAGAGGCTTTCTACAGTACAACTAACCTGACCTTCTTGTTGCTTCACATATAATGTAACATTCCATCTTGCAGATCTGTACCTTTGCGCTTGCCTTCATGCCTTGAATGTACTCCCACCCTCAGCCCATTTTACCTCTGCTTCTTAGgatttctagtttccttcaaagcgtTTCCCAAATACCATCTCCTAAATGAAAtgttttcctgatcctcccagttgCTAGTGTCTCCTCTTCTTgaagttaccttgtatttattttgtatatactatatactgaTGTACAGATTATTTCCTCCAGTAGGCTCCAAGCTATCTGAGGATaggtacagttttttttttgtatccccagcttctagcagtgtctggcatatattaggtgtttaagtatttattgattaattgatcataAAAGTGTAGTCTTCCATAGGatattgtttatgttttcttctcaTATCTCCATCAAGGATGTCCTCAAAATTAGTTGAGACTATTCTAATAAactataattttaatttattttccactAACAAGCATTTTCTCTCCCCAACTCACATGCTGTGCCACTtgccactgaagaaaagaaaaacaaaacccttgaaggAAATATgtagagtcaagcaaaataaattcccacattggccacatgAAAATGTGTTTCTcgttctgcattctgagtccatcgcctctctgtcaggaaataGGTAGCATTCTTTGTCAtcaagtcttttggaatcatggttgatcatggcactgatcagaattcttaaatctttcaaagctgcCTTTACAATGCTATTACTGTAAAAATTTTtcccctggttctactcacttccctctcagttcatacaagtcctccCAGGTTTCTCAAAAACCACCtctttattcatttcttataacacaatgatattccattacattcacatgaaGTTTGTTCTCTGTTTAAtgggtacccactttgtttccagttcttcaccactacaaaaagagctgctataaatattttttgtacatatgggtccttttcctctttctttgatctctttgaggtacagGCCTAGTAGTGTTATCACTGGGTCAAAGCTTACGCAAAGTGTAATAAACTTTtaggcttagttccaaattgctttctggaatggctggaccaattcacagctctttCATGAGTATTTTAATATGCCTATTTTCCTGAAGCCTCCCCAACAtttgtcagtttcttttttttccaattaattttaccAATATGAAGAATGTGTGATGGAACCTCAGAgctactttaatttgcatttctctaattattaatgatttgaagcacttttcatatggctgttgatagcttgaatttcttcctttgaaaatgagaatagctctcatttttataaatttaaatcaattcCTTAATATTTTGaaacctttgtcagagaaacttactgcaaagatttttccccagcTACATTCAACTTATACCCTCATTTTTGACCCTTATTCAATTAAAATACATCTTTTTGCCTGTCTTTAGCCACTGTCAGTGACatgtgattcttcatgacctcttttagggttttcttggcaaagatactggagtggtttgccatttctttctccagctcattttacaggtttggaaactgaggcaaacagggttaagtgacttgcccaggatcacacagctaggaagtgtcggaggccagatttaagctcaggtcttcctgactttatccccagcattctatccactgcaccacctaactgcgcATCCAGAGTCTAATCACAAACTTTCCTGAGATCCACTGACCAtggttagagtttgttttgcctAAGTTAATTCCTCCCTTAATATACCCTCCATGCtattctccattcttccttctctcatttccttcctgtttctttattgactgaaatgtatttctgtacccaattccATGTGTATAgtcttctttcctttgacttGTTCAGGTGAAAGTCAGGTTTAAGTGTCCTGCTCTCTCCCCACTTATTTCTTGTCTGTATTGTCTTCTACTTGTACACCCAAATTATGAACGATAATTTCCTCtaccctttctctctccatttttatcCGCTAGTATATCCTTCCTCTgctcccctttttcttctttaaagatcatcaaaacataaaaaaaccaCACTCTCAGGCCTTCTATCCATAACCCCTGATAATGACAGGATTCTGAAGagacatgtatcatcttcccacattagaatgAAAATAGTTCATCCTCATTTAGTTCTTTTTCTCattcacatttacctttttattttattttatttttttctgtgtttgtacACCAtagtttctatgcagctctgggtcttttcatcaagaaaacttAGAAGTCCTATGTTTCATTAAGAATACACTTTTTCCCCTGGAagattatactgagttttgctgagtaagttattcGTGGTTGTAAGCctgtatcttttgccttctggaatattgttttCCAAACTCTATACTCCTATAACTGTGATGGCTGATAAACCTTggatgatcctgactgtggcttctaGGTACTTGAaatctttcagtatttttttttcctttgactggaagctctggaattgaGTTATTATGTTCCTGGGAGTTtatattttgggatttctttcaggaggtaacctgatggattctttccattttcactttgccttttaaaatatggcatctggtccaatgattcttaaattatctctctgaaAGATTTATTTTTCAGGTTATATGTTTTTgatatgagatattttacattttcttctcttttttttggtctttttgtcttttattttaataGTTCTTGTTGTCTTATACTCATTAACTTCTATTATttggtccattttaattttaaacaaaTGGAACATTTGTTGTTTGGTTAAACTTTTGTATCTCTTGTgtcaagctattaattctcttttcaattctttcttccatagctctccaTATTGATATGATTCATATTCCTCCATTACTATGTCCACTTACTCATCAGACAAAAATTTGAAATAACATTGGTTAAGCTCATGTTTATAGAGGGTCTAGAAATTGGTTGTTAGCACCCTTTATGCAGGGATGTAATGGAACCAGCTCATATCAGCTCAGAAGGACCAactcttaaattttcagtgtgagcatttatacctcagaaatgggcaaatgctacaaatcaaaggTCTGTTtcttgctttgttgattgtctaaacttagaAAGGGGATGAAGTAAATGTCAATAATGCATTGAGTGTATTGTGCATAAATTTTCTTCTATGAAgtcctttattaaatgtttacctgCACAACTCTGCTCCTGCCCCACCTTTCCACTGTATTTGCCAATGTCACTGGAGAAGCATAAATGGGCTACACACGACTGAAGGCCATTTTGTAATTTTCCTCATTGCCATCACTTAGAGCAgagctgtccaactttaggtttttattgaaataatagacaatatattttgatttgccattttagtgagagctctgctatagctcagcttcattttctATTGCAGTGCGGCATGAGGCCTGcgcaggccgcattttggacagccctgacttagagGACAACTTACTGGCAATAAACC
This region of Trichosurus vulpecula isolate mTriVul1 chromosome 3, mTriVul1.pri, whole genome shotgun sequence genomic DNA includes:
- the ARF6 gene encoding ADP-ribosylation factor 6 — translated: MGKVLSKIFGNKEMRILMLGLDAAGKTTILYKLKLGQSVTTIPTVGFNVETVTYKNVKFNVWDVGGQDKIRPLWRHYYTGTQGLIFVVDCADRDRIDEARQELHRIINDREMRDAIILIFANKQDLPDAMKPHEIQEKLGLTRIRDRNWYVQPSCATSGDGLYEGLTWLTSNYKS